The following coding sequences are from one Oligoflexus sp. window:
- a CDS encoding polyprenyl synthetase family protein, translating to MEQLSQIETFLSLHKQRLEAMKAGTNGYRERQGHLPGGAGLLHPAVQDALNEYLFKPAMELRQRPSHSFRSQLVDLGFLLAQGLLPKAQDRHNLDICADSIEYLHLGSLIVDDIQDGSEVRRSGKALHCILGTPHALGVGNWLYFYSLRILSNLELSEAQRNALYEVYHETVEIAHYGQILDLCVKIDRVPYSQMDTLSHECMRYKTGSIVMLALMLGALVGGADQARLKAVEHLGYALGIYLQRMNDLGNCAGSFDPEKKWEDLIQWKPSFIWGFVAREYGQADVQQLIEAVRALPDDSAWQAWMDSHKLCDEAKALAEREMDQALRDFKNATHMSWSDLRPLAQLKERIQKAYG from the coding sequence GTGGAACAGCTTAGCCAGATCGAAACATTTCTGTCTCTTCACAAGCAGCGGCTGGAAGCGATGAAAGCCGGAACGAATGGCTATCGGGAACGTCAGGGTCATCTGCCGGGCGGCGCGGGGCTTTTGCATCCTGCCGTTCAGGACGCCTTGAATGAGTATCTTTTCAAGCCCGCCATGGAACTGCGGCAGCGTCCCAGCCACAGCTTTCGTTCCCAGCTGGTTGACCTTGGTTTTTTACTCGCGCAGGGTCTTCTTCCCAAAGCCCAGGATCGGCATAATCTGGATATTTGCGCCGATTCCATCGAATATCTGCATCTCGGTTCTTTGATCGTCGATGACATCCAGGATGGCAGCGAAGTTCGCCGCAGCGGCAAGGCCCTGCATTGCATCCTCGGGACGCCGCATGCCCTGGGCGTCGGCAACTGGCTTTATTTTTACTCCCTGCGCATCCTTTCCAATCTGGAACTGAGCGAGGCGCAGCGGAACGCTCTTTACGAGGTCTATCATGAAACGGTGGAGATCGCTCATTACGGGCAGATCCTCGACCTTTGCGTGAAGATCGATCGCGTGCCCTATTCACAGATGGACACTCTCTCGCACGAATGCATGCGCTACAAAACCGGATCCATCGTGATGCTGGCGCTGATGCTCGGCGCTTTGGTAGGCGGCGCGGATCAGGCGCGACTCAAGGCGGTGGAACATCTGGGCTACGCGCTCGGCATCTATCTGCAAAGGATGAACGACCTCGGCAACTGCGCCGGCAGCTTTGACCCGGAAAAAAAATGGGAGGACCTGATTCAATGGAAGCCTTCCTTCATCTGGGGCTTTGTCGCCCGGGAATACGGTCAGGCCGATGTGCAGCAGCTGATCGAAGCCGTGCGCGCCCTGCCGGATGACAGCGCGTGGCAGGCGTGGATGGACAGCCATAAACTCTGTGATGAAGCCAAAGCTCTGGCTGAACGCGAAATGGATCAAGCCCTCAGGGACTTTAAAAATGCGACTCACATGTCGTGGAGCGATCTACGCCCCCTCGCTCAATTGAAGGAAAGGATTCAAAAGGCTTATGGTTAA
- the crtY gene encoding lycopene beta-cyclase CrtY has product MGEFDYDLVFAGCGLASGLAAYLIRRERPTARILVLDAGRPADWDQTWSFQTVPGRLRETGSEVFRAPDQSWLAPFLSGYWPRYEVHFPERHRVMNLPYASLRYRDFIQLLQKSLGPSYRSGVWISKVEPEAVTLRDGAKIRARCVVDARGWGEAGPQSTSGFQKFVGLQLLLKEPHGLKHPILMDATVPQTDGFRFMYVLPWDDRHLLIEDTHYSRNPVIDFELYQTEILNYARQKSWQLDRVLAREQGALPIPLYGEELPDTGAVPTIGVRAGLFHATTGYSIYEAIMIAEWLARETTWLAADLQRKLKQFTSERWRQNEFYRRLNNMLFLASVDHERYRVLEKFYEHEEGLVARFYSGQTSARDKLAILSGKPPVPVSKGLYHFFHRVGVGRGTA; this is encoded by the coding sequence GTGGGAGAATTTGACTACGATCTGGTATTTGCTGGCTGTGGCCTTGCGTCCGGCCTCGCTGCCTATCTTATCCGACGGGAACGCCCTACGGCGCGAATACTCGTCCTCGATGCAGGACGGCCGGCGGATTGGGATCAGACCTGGTCGTTTCAAACTGTCCCTGGACGACTTCGTGAGACCGGCAGCGAGGTGTTCCGCGCGCCTGATCAGTCGTGGCTGGCACCCTTTCTATCGGGATACTGGCCGCGTTATGAAGTGCATTTTCCCGAGCGACACCGGGTCATGAATCTGCCCTATGCCAGCCTCCGCTATCGCGACTTCATCCAGCTGCTTCAAAAAAGTCTCGGTCCCAGCTATCGCAGCGGGGTCTGGATCAGCAAGGTCGAGCCTGAAGCCGTGACGCTGCGTGATGGAGCGAAGATTCGCGCCCGCTGCGTGGTGGATGCGCGTGGCTGGGGTGAGGCGGGCCCGCAGAGCACTTCGGGCTTTCAAAAGTTTGTCGGCCTTCAGCTCTTATTAAAAGAGCCGCATGGACTGAAGCATCCCATCCTCATGGATGCCACTGTGCCACAGACTGATGGCTTCCGTTTCATGTATGTGCTGCCCTGGGACGATCGCCATCTGCTGATCGAAGACACGCACTACAGCCGGAACCCGGTGATTGATTTCGAACTCTATCAGACTGAAATCCTCAACTATGCCCGGCAAAAATCCTGGCAGCTTGATCGCGTCTTGGCCCGTGAGCAGGGGGCTCTGCCGATTCCGCTTTACGGCGAGGAGCTGCCGGACACAGGAGCCGTACCCACAATCGGCGTCCGTGCGGGGCTCTTTCATGCCACAACTGGCTACTCCATTTACGAGGCCATCATGATTGCGGAATGGCTGGCTCGCGAGACGACCTGGTTGGCCGCAGATTTGCAACGGAAACTGAAGCAGTTCACAAGTGAGCGTTGGCGTCAGAATGAATTTTATCGACGCCTCAATAATATGCTCTTTCTGGCCAGCGTCGATCATGAACGCTATCGTGTCCTTGAAAAGTTCTATGAGCACGAGGAAGGTCTCGTCGCTCGCTTTTATTCGGGACAGACCAGTGCCCGGGATAAGCTGGCCATCCTATCAGGCAAGCCGCCGGTTCCCGTGAGCAAAGGGCTTTATCATTTCTTTCATAGAGTCGGAGTGGGTCGTGGAACAGCTTAG